TACAGTATTAATCCGATTATCGAGTACCAGATAAACATGTATTATAATTGCATTAAACTTACTTGAAAAGGAATTGttaatttatcttttaatgAACCTTCATGATCAAGATTGAGCTGTACGCCTTTTGGCGCCTCATTCTGTGTAGCCGTCGATATAATAACTTGTCCTACTGCACAGAGACTACTCAGGGCTTCACCACGAAATCCGAAGGTCTGTAAGGCTTCcaaatcttcaaaatcagtaatttttgaagtaaaatgcttttttccTATACTCTCGTAGTCACCAGCATCGATACCCGAGCCATTATCCACCACCTCAATAGAATTGATACCATAATTCTTAAAGCGAATCTCAATGGTTGTCGCTCCTGAATCCAAAGAGTTCTCAACCAACTCTTTGACAGCCGATGCAACGTCAGTAATAACTTGGCCTGAGCATATTTTATGTACTGTATTGGCGTCGATAGGTTTAACCGTTGACATACTAATTTGCCAAGCAACaggtttttaaaaatcctCTACTATAGCGAATTTTTTGGACCTTGATGTACaagagttaaaaaaatataacagAATTAATGATTTGAAGGAAGACATACAGTTTATAGTGTGTAGTGTTAAATCCTGCTACTACCTTCGCTAATTTTAACTCTAAACcttcaaataaattggCGATTGCTTAAATCGATGGTTCCACGTTATCGGCTGAACAACGCTAATTAGGATCACAAGCTAACTCCGATATCAAGCAGATTGCTCCGTTACTTTCCTTAGCTGATCTTCAAACACTtgattatatatatacactTGCCGGACGCTCTTGGGTGATATAATCCTGTATTGCTGTTGGTTTGCCGGAATCTGATTCCATCAATACCTTCATAATCTACTTAGCTACTTAGGTTAAATTTTCCTAATGTATGAAGTTTGTAATCATTAGTTGGTGTGCTAACAAATCGATTAGAactaaaagtttttaaacaattacaAAACCTACCTTGATTCTGCTAGATATCGGGGTCTTTCGAGTTTTGCGTCTCCAAACTTAACTGATTGAAGGGCGAgttcaaaaattctttttttttttttaattttatccAAAGCCTTGGGAAATAACTACAAATAATGTATGAAACACGCGATTTAACTGGTAACGCAGGCAAACCTGTGGATACCAATCCATGGCCTAATAATAGCAAGATTGCTGTATCGTTTGTAGTAAACTATGAAGAAGGAGGTGAAAGATCTCTCCTTTATGAAGATGAAGGGTTTGAAACGTTTTTGACGGAGGCCGGTTTAATGCCTTTTCCCAACCGACCTGTACGAGAACGTTCTATTGAGTCTTGCTTTGAATATGGTTCTCGCTGTGGATTTTGGAGAATTCTTAACTTGTTCAAAAAACATAAGGTTCCCTTTACTTGCTGGGCTATTGGTCAAGCTGTTGAGAAAAACCCAGTAGTTGTTGGTGCTATGGAGGAAGCAGGATGCGAAGTTGGATCCCATTCTCATAGATGGATTAATTATGAAGGAGTTCCTCCCGAAACTGAATATGAGCATATTAAAAAGAGTGTGCAAGCTATCCAAAAGGCCTCTCCTTCGAATTCTGCTCCTCGTAGTTGGTATACGGGTCGTGCTAGCTTAAACACCCGTAAACTTGTATGTCAGGTTTATAAGGATTTGGGTCTTCCTCAACCTTTTGACTCTGATGAGTACAATGACGATTACCCTTATTGGGTTGCCGATCCACTTGCTAGCAAGCCTGGTGCTGAAGATGACAAAGGACTCTTAATAGTCCCCTATACTTTGGAGGTTAATGACATGAAATATGCAGTTGCTCCCGGTTTTTGCAATTCTGATGACTTTTACACTTATGCTCGGGATGCCTTTGACGTTTTATATGAAGAGGGGCTGGAAGGTGCTCCTAAAATGATGACAATCGGATTACATTGCCGTTTAACTGGCCGACCTGGACGTTTCCGTGGCCTTCAAAAGCTAATGGAGCATATCACCTCAAAGGAGGGTGTTTGGGTTGCAACCAGAGAGCAAATTGCACAAGCTTGGTCTGCTAAGCATCCTTACAAAGCGTAGAAACCGTGTTACTAAAATGTTAATATACACATAGTATAGCGGTTTTATTCTTAGCAATGTATAGTGGTTGAAATATAACGTTTCCATAgttaatttaattcaaatGCGACAATAGTTGATCGTCTGACACACGATATTTTGAAACCCTTTAACCTAACACATATTGATTGTCTATTTCTTAAAGAGAAAATCATGTTGAAACCCGTTAACgtattttttctattagACGAAAAAGTCACCAAAACATATTTCAATACACTCCGTAATTTCGGTTTCATCATTGCTACTATCATCGATAAGATTCTTTCCTTAGTCATTGGATATTAATGCTGTACATAAACATCTAACTATACCACTgaaatattgttttcttaCTCTTAGCACTTTACTAAGCATCGACAACTTCAAAAGATAATAGTGATTTTACAGTGCATTTGCAAAACGACTAGTTAAAAGTGGTTATTGTAATCGTTCAAGAATTTACGtttcaacttttaaaaaattttataacaaACATGGaagctaaaaaaatatatgctCAAGCCTTGACCGATGAAGCGTTTGCTCCGTTTGGGTCGGTGGTTCAACAAAAGGATGATGTTAAAATGGTTAGTGCTAATGGAGGTACAgcaaaaaagtatttaaaagtttcagAAAGTATACAAAACTATGAAAAATCATCCAGTGCTTCGACCAGGAAAGGCGtgtggaattttttttccacaCATCCTTCAGTTCACCCGGCTAATGACGAGCACGCAGCCTTTCAAATATCTGTGCTTGAAAGACATCCATTTACAACTCAAACCTTTATACCGATGTGTCGCTCAAGCGATGAGCAGGCCTATCTAATTGCTGTTGCTCCAAACGCTCCAGATGGAATGCCTGACTGGAACCAAACTCAGGCTTTTGTGGCTAAAGGAGCTCAGGGAGTTACTTATTCCGCTGGGGTATGGCATGCACCAATGGTAACAATCGGGAAAGAAACTATGCTGGCGGCTTTTAACTACGAAAACGGAGTGGCAGAAGATGATTGCCAAGTTCAGTCTACCGAGTCCCCCATTGAAgtattcataaaaatttctacATAAGTTTGttagtttttaatttattatgttAATGTTGACAATGATTTTGTTCTATGCCATTACAGAGAAGTCGAATAGGCACTAGTGATTCATTTATTATGATATCCAATTTGCATGAATGTAACAGAGGACGGCTAAATATGTTTACGTATATAGTAAATCTTACCATAAGCATATATAACAAATATGACTGAAGATACCATGTGGAAAGCGCCCTAATAGAGACAAAACATCTAGTCTTTTGATACACTGCAATTGTATCGAAGTTGAGTGAAGGATTCTACAATAAGTTTTTTGATCCAAAGTTTTAAtaagttttatttgtttatatttactaTACGAAGCTTAACATTCGTTTATGAACTGGTTGAGATGATTGATTTGCCTAAATAGcaaaacttgaaaatgaattgaaaggaattattttaaaacttaaATTAGTTTGTCTCACATTAATTTATCTCAATCGCTCTCCTAATCACcatgatgatgataaaCTACTTCAACATGTAATAAGCATTACAATCTATCATTCCGGTTAGGTTTGAAGCCTAACAacatattttacaaatgaaAACTAAAGAATATTGAAACAATTCAAATTATATGATAGTACAACAAAGTGGTAATAAAGGTATAGTCGCAcaggaagaagaagtatTACTTCGTAAATTTTTCACCATCTATTTACCCACAACATACTTCGATTTTCGGTTGCTTGGTCGGTTTTACTGCCAAATCAAAGCTTGAAAAGGTACCCTCttttgattaaataattaaaaggTTTAGTCAAATAGGTTGTCAGTGTATTGTGCTAATCTTGAACCCatctttttgaaagcatTCGTTAGATAACTTTTTGTACTCATAACAACTCTcccaaaaataatttgtttcaagttctcttttttgtttatatttcaCTTTTAATTGATAATGTCGACTGTTGCAAAAACCAACCCAAAAAGTTCCAACAAACCTGGACCCGTAAAAAGCATTATAGCTGGCGGTGTTGCTGGAGCTATTGAGATTTCCATTACCTATCCGGCTGAATTTGCCAAAACTCGTCTTCAATTATATCGTAACGTTGAAGGCACTAAAGCGAAATTACCACCTTTTGGACTAGAATGGTATCGTGGTTGTTCCACAGTAATCGTCGGAAATTCCCTTAAAGCTGCAGTACGATTTTTTGCATTCGATAGCATTAAAAAGTCTCTTTCAGATGAACACGGACATTTGACTGGTCCTCGTACTGTCCTCGCCGGGTTGGGCGCTGGTGTCGCCGAGTCAGTTTTGGTACTAACTCCTTTTGAGAGTATCAAAACGGCGATCATCGATGATCGCAAGCGTCCAAATCCCCGTTTAAAGGGCTTTTTACAAGCCTCAAGAATTATTGTCCATGAGAATGGTATTCGTGGGCTTTATCGTGGTCTCGCTGCAACTGTCGCTCGTCAAGCTGCTAATTCTGGTGTACGTTTTACTGCCTATAATAGTATCAAGCAATCCCTTCAAAGCAGATTACCACCAGATGAGAAGTTGAGTACCGTTACCACTTTCTTAGTCGGTTCTGTAGCTGGTATTATTACCGTTTATTGTACGCAACCCATCGATACTGTCAAGAGTCGTATGCAATCTTTGAGTGCTAGTAAGGAATACAAAAACAGTATTCATTGCGCTTATAAGATTTTAACTCAAGATGGTCTGTTGCGTTTCTGGTCTGGTGCTACTCCCCGTTTGGCTCGTTTGATTCTCAGTGGTGGTATTGTATTCACTGTTTACGAAAAAGTTATGGAAATTCTCAAGCCTTTTTAAATATCCTCGTAAGCAGTGGAATATGGATTTATCCTTGGttatatataattattgCTTCATTAAAGCAATCACTTCACTggttttgttcttttttcacattatcttctttttattattttattctttctttggTGCTTTATAGATAGTTagattattaaaaatataaccCCCTAgagttttgaaatgttttGTGCT
This portion of the Schizosaccharomyces pombe strain 972h- genome assembly, chromosome: I genome encodes:
- the cda1 gene encoding chitin deacetylase Cda1, whose protein sequence is MYETRDLTGNAGKPVDTNPWPNNSKIAVSFVVNYEEGGERSLLYEDEGFETFLTEAGLMPFPNRPVRERSIESCFEYGSRCGFWRILNLFKKHKVPFTCWAIGQAVEKNPVVVGAMEEAGCEVGSHSHRWINYEGVPPETEYEHIKKSVQAIQKASPSNSAPRSWYTGRASLNTRKLVCQVYKDLGLPQPFDSDEYNDDYPYWVADPLASKPGAEDDKGLLIVPYTLEVNDMKYAVAPGFCNSDDFYTYARDAFDVLYEEGLEGAPKMMTIGLHCRLTGRPGRFRGLQKLMEHITSKEGVWVATREQIAQAWSAKHPYKA
- the dal1 gene encoding ureidoglycolate hydrolase; this translates as MEAKKIYAQALTDEAFAPFGSVVQQKDDVKMVSANGGTAKKYLKVSESIQNYEKSSSASTRKGVWNFFSTHPSVHPANDEHAAFQISVLERHPFTTQTFIPMCRSSDEQAYLIAVAPNAPDGMPDWNQTQAFVAKGAQGVTYSAGVWHAPMVTIGKETMLAAFNYENGVAEDDCQVQSTESPIEVFIKIST
- the mce1 gene encoding citrate transporter, with the translated sequence MSTVAKTNPKSSNKPGPVKSIIAGGVAGAIEISITYPAEFAKTRLQLYRNVEGTKAKLPPFGLEWYRGCSTVIVGNSLKAAVRFFAFDSIKKSLSDEHGHLTGPRTVLAGLGAGVAESVLVLTPFESIKTAIIDDRKRPNPRLKGFLQASRIIVHENGIRGLYRGLAATVARQAANSGVRFTAYNSIKQSLQSRLPPDEKLSTVTTFLVGSVAGIITVYCTQPIDTVKSRMQSLSASKEYKNSIHCAYKILTQDGLLRFWSGATPRLARLILSGGIVFTVYEKVMEILKPF